The Thermoproteota archaeon genome has a window encoding:
- a CDS encoding polyprenyl synthetase family protein, translated as MGEILGAVYLMDIERELKENRKIVDSLIEGRFPKNIDVEYLTWLAGEAPYSYDPDVIQKTIFEPMWDLLSRGGKRWRPWLFIILAKNLKVDLEKYQELAIIVELLHNGSLIADDIEDGAEVRRGDKAIHVKYGLDIAVNLSSAMYFMPLRILMEMDVDDSTFRRLINAYLEDMIRIHLGQATDIGWHRGLKDPEEITVDHYLQMCANKTGVLPRLAARFAAIAAGLSEEEEERLGRFAETIGVAFQIQDDIMNVTGAEKLGKAFGEDITEGKVTLMVIHALSKASEEDKKRLKHILSLHTRDEALIEEAISILRKYGSIEYAKEFARNMIRESWSSVEGLLPDNEYKEKLRNLANFLVEREF; from the coding sequence ATGGGAGAGATACTGGGAGCGGTGTACTTAATGGACATCGAAAGGGAGCTTAAGGAGAACAGGAAGATCGTTGACTCCCTCATTGAGGGAAGGTTTCCTAAGAACATCGACGTCGAGTACCTGACATGGTTAGCTGGTGAGGCCCCCTACTCCTACGACCCTGATGTTATCCAGAAGACCATATTCGAGCCCATGTGGGATCTCCTCTCTAGAGGTGGCAAAAGGTGGAGACCTTGGCTCTTCATCATACTGGCCAAGAACCTCAAAGTCGACTTAGAGAAGTATCAAGAGCTGGCAATCATAGTGGAACTCTTACACAACGGCTCCCTTATCGCCGACGATATAGAAGACGGAGCCGAGGTCAGGAGGGGCGATAAAGCAATTCACGTCAAGTATGGCCTCGATATAGCCGTGAACTTGTCCTCAGCCATGTACTTCATGCCCCTACGCATTCTCATGGAGATGGATGTGGACGACTCGACCTTCAGGAGGTTGATCAACGCCTACTTAGAGGATATGATAAGGATACACTTGGGCCAAGCGACTGACATTGGGTGGCATCGTGGGCTCAAGGATCCGGAGGAGATAACAGTCGACCACTACCTCCAGATGTGCGCCAACAAAACCGGGGTACTCCCGAGGCTCGCAGCTAGGTTCGCGGCCATAGCCGCTGGCCTCAGCGAGGAAGAGGAGGAGAGGCTGGGGAGATTCGCCGAGACCATAGGCGTAGCCTTCCAGATACAGGACGACATAATGAATGTGACCGGCGCCGAGAAGCTGGGCAAGGCCTTCGGCGAGGACATAACCGAGGGTAAGGTAACCCTCATGGTCATACACGCTCTCTCAAAGGCGAGCGAAGAGGATAAGAAGAGGCTGAAACACATCCTTTCCCTACACACTAGGGATGAGGCTCTCATAGAGGAGGCCATATCCATCCTAAGGAAATACGGGTCGATTGAGTACGCTAAGGAGTTCGCGAGGAACATGATAAGAGAATCGTGGTCCAGTGTGGAAGGGCTCCTCCCCGACAATGAGTACAAGGAGAAGTTAAGGAATCTCGCCAATTTCTTGGTTGAAAGAGAATTTTGA